The following proteins are encoded in a genomic region of Oreochromis aureus strain Israel breed Guangdong linkage group 8, ZZ_aureus, whole genome shotgun sequence:
- the LOC116315019 gene encoding carbonic anhydrase 4-like has translation MEWFKVVGFAMCVLVPTAHCASQSIAWCYHLPSCNDTTWPTLSSQYCNGTRQSPIDIVSASATPNDNLSEFTFVNYNDTSAMTSIENTGDTVKVTLKSGVKISGGDLSDQYDSLQFHLHWGNGSSVPGSEHTVDGKRYPMELHIVNSKSSYNRNTNLAVNDSTGLAALGFFIEVMPGSSTGQPQSWRSLTSYLANITQKGQKVSIAAGFSLDDLLVGVDRTKYYRYLGSLTTPACNEAVVWTVFKEPIKVSKDLIDLFSTTLHFNDSTSQLMTNVYRSLQPAQQVWTQSIKASTTTTCFSLSLLLLSLALGWSWS, from the exons atGGAGTGGTTTAAAGTTGTTGGGTTTGCTATGTGTGTCCTCGTACCCACCGCTCACTGCGCATCGCAATCTATAG CCTGGTGTTATCACCTCCCATCCTGCA ATGACACAACCTGGCCAACACTTTCCTCCCAGTATTGCAACGGCACCCGACAGTCACCCATTGACATCGTCTCAGCATCTGCCACACCGAACGACAACCTGAGTGAATTCACTTTTGTGAATTACAACGACACCTCCGCAATGACATCCATAGAAAATACTGGCGACACAG TCAAAGTGACCCTTAAGAGCGGAGTTAAGATTTCAGGAGGGGACCTGTCAGACCAATACGACAGCCTCCAGTTTCACTTGCACTGGGGCAACGGCTCCTCTGTGCCCGGCTCAGAGCACACAGTAGATGGAAAGCGTTATCCTATGGag ctgcatATTGTGAACAGCAAGTCATCCTACAACAGGAATACAAATCTAGCCGTTAATGACTCCACCGGACTCGCAGCTCTTGGTTTCTTCATTGAG GTAATGCCAGGTAGCTCAACTGGCCAGCCACAAAGCTGGCGCAGTTTGACCTCTTACTTGGCCAACATCACACAAAAAG GGCAGAAAGTTTCGATTGCAGCCGGGTTTTCCCTGGACGACCTGCTCGTTGGTGTGGATCGCACTAAGTATTACCGCTACCTTGGATCCTTGACGACCCCCGCTTGTAACGAGGCGGTGGTCTGGACCGTTTTTAAGGAACCAattaaagtcagcaaagatctG ATTGACCTCTTCAGCACCACACTGCACTTCAACGACAGCACGTCACAACTCATGACAAATGTCTACAGAAGCCTGCAGCCAGCACAGCAAGTCTGGACTCAGAGCATCAAGGCCTCCACCACCACAACCTGcttctccctgagcctgctACTTCTCAGTCTTGCACTGGGCTGGAGTTGGAGCTAA